In Hypanus sabinus isolate sHypSab1 unplaced genomic scaffold, sHypSab1.hap1 scaffold_728, whole genome shotgun sequence, one genomic interval encodes:
- the LOC132389988 gene encoding splicing factor 3A subunit 2-like: MSVVLWGSRPQTQACLSPAGVHAPRPRRVCHPLGFTPPDPGVSVTLRGSRPQTQACLSPAGVHTPRPRRVCHPLGFTPPDPGVSVTRWGSHPQTQACLSSTGVHTPDPGVSVVLWGSRPQTQACLSSSGVHAPRPRRVCHPLGFMPPDPGVSVTRWGSQTQACLSPAGVHTPRPRCVCHPLVYTPPDDSRYNLTLLISDWAEERMGNTADRSELLQLVRNLSNDLDEERWVRKFADDLV; encoded by the exons ATGTCTGTCGTCCTCTGGGGTTCACGCCCCCAGACCCAGGCGTGTCTGTCACCCGCTGGGGTTCACGCCCCCAGACCCAGGCGTGTCTGTCACCCGCTGGGGTTCACGCCCCCAGACCCAGGCGTGTCTGTCACCCTCAGGGGTTCACGCCCCCAGACCCAGGCATGTCTGTCACCCGCTGGGGTTCACACCCCCAGACCCAGGCGTGTCTGTCACCCGCTGGGGTTCACACCCCCAGACCCAGGCGTGTCTGTCACCCGCTGGGGTTCACACCCCCAGACCCAGGCGTGTCTGTCGTCCACAGGGGTTCACACCCCAGACCCAGGCGTGTCTGTCGTCCTCTGGGGTTCACGCCCCCAGACCCAGGCGTGTCTGTCGTCCTCTGGGGTTCACGCCCCCAGACCCAGGCGTGTCTGTCACCCGCTGGGGTTCATGCCCCCAGACCCAGGCGTGTCTGTCACCCGCTGGGGTTCACAGACCCAGGCGTGTCTGTCACCCGCTGGGGTTCACACCCCCAGACCCAG GTGTGTCTGTCACCCGCTGGTGTACACGCCCCCAGATGATTCCAGATACAATTTAACGCTGCTGATCAGTGACTGGGCAGAGGAACGAATGGGAAACACAGCAGACAGGAGTGAGCTGTTGCAATTGGTGAGGAATCtttccaatgatttggatgaggaacgGTGGgttaggaaatttgcagatgacctGGTGTAG